The proteins below are encoded in one region of Shewanella putrefaciens:
- a CDS encoding fumarate reductase flavoprotein subunit, translating to MKLIYTDSLVVGAGLAGLRVAIASKERGLDTLVLSLIPAKRSHSAAAQGGMQASLGNAVKGMGDDEDVHFQDTVKGSDWGCDQEVARMFAHCAPKAVRELANWGVPWSRVTAGPREVIVNAQKVTLHEAQEAHGLINARDFGGTKKWRTCYTADGTGHSLLYAMDNKAISMDIPVHERVEALAIIHDGKRCHGVIARCLISGELRAYVAKSTTIATGGYGRIYEVSTNAIICEGIGQALALETGVATLGNMEAVQFHPTAIVPVGILTTEGCRGDGGLLRDKDGYRFMPDYESEKKELASRDVVSRRMTEHMRKGKGVDSPYGPHLWLDITLLGRKHIETNLREVQEICENFLGIDPAKDWIPVRPTQHYSMGGIRTNATGESPQLKGLFSVGEAACWDMHGFNRLGGNSLAETVVGGMIIGKYVADFCENNSLEIDTKLAEQFMQQVQAEIDTLVEGNGEENPFEIKREMQRIMMDYVGIFRNGPELDKAVAELKVLLERSRKLGLKCKKRHANPELVEALRVKRMLKVALTVACGAAARTESRGAHAREDYPQRNDRDWLNRTLASWPDANALEPVLNYEALDVMKMELPPGYRGYGINNAIVHPDTEKREQQIAEILASLGEDADRYQRQQALMPFELPPSLQPKNERLSDTLKSPSANALGEKS from the coding sequence GTGAAACTGATTTATACCGATTCATTAGTGGTTGGTGCGGGGCTGGCAGGCTTAAGGGTGGCGATTGCCTCCAAAGAGCGTGGGCTCGATACCTTAGTTTTATCGCTTATTCCGGCCAAACGTTCACATTCGGCAGCCGCTCAAGGGGGAATGCAGGCGAGCTTAGGTAATGCCGTTAAGGGAATGGGTGACGATGAAGACGTGCATTTTCAAGACACAGTGAAAGGTTCCGATTGGGGATGCGACCAAGAGGTCGCGCGGATGTTTGCCCACTGCGCACCTAAGGCCGTGCGTGAGTTGGCCAACTGGGGCGTGCCTTGGTCAAGGGTGACGGCTGGCCCAAGGGAAGTGATAGTCAACGCGCAAAAGGTGACTCTCCATGAGGCGCAGGAAGCGCATGGGTTAATCAATGCCCGCGATTTTGGTGGCACTAAAAAGTGGCGTACTTGTTATACCGCCGATGGCACTGGTCACTCACTGCTATATGCCATGGATAATAAAGCGATTTCCATGGACATCCCAGTGCATGAGCGAGTCGAAGCTCTGGCGATTATTCACGATGGTAAACGTTGCCATGGGGTCATCGCCCGCTGCCTTATCAGCGGCGAGTTGCGTGCCTATGTGGCTAAGTCTACAACGATTGCGACTGGCGGCTATGGCCGTATTTACGAGGTTTCGACCAATGCGATTATCTGCGAAGGCATAGGTCAAGCCTTAGCTCTCGAAACGGGCGTCGCGACCCTAGGCAATATGGAAGCGGTGCAATTTCATCCCACGGCGATTGTGCCCGTGGGGATTTTAACCACTGAAGGTTGCCGTGGTGATGGCGGCTTATTGCGGGATAAAGACGGCTACCGCTTTATGCCGGACTACGAGTCCGAGAAAAAAGAACTGGCATCACGGGACGTAGTCTCACGGCGCATGACAGAACATATGCGTAAGGGCAAGGGCGTCGATAGCCCCTATGGGCCACACCTGTGGTTGGATATTACACTGCTGGGCCGTAAACATATCGAAACTAACTTAAGGGAAGTGCAGGAAATTTGTGAGAATTTCCTCGGTATCGATCCCGCGAAAGACTGGATCCCAGTGCGGCCAACCCAGCATTACTCTATGGGCGGTATTCGCACTAATGCCACGGGTGAAAGCCCGCAACTTAAGGGCTTGTTCAGCGTGGGTGAAGCGGCCTGTTGGGATATGCACGGCTTTAACCGCCTCGGGGGTAATTCGCTGGCCGAAACTGTGGTTGGCGGCATGATTATCGGTAAGTATGTCGCCGATTTCTGTGAAAATAATAGCCTTGAAATCGATACTAAGCTTGCCGAGCAATTTATGCAGCAAGTGCAAGCTGAAATCGACACTTTGGTCGAGGGCAATGGGGAGGAGAATCCCTTCGAAATCAAGCGTGAAATGCAGCGCATTATGATGGATTATGTGGGGATTTTCCGTAATGGGCCTGAGCTAGATAAGGCCGTCGCCGAACTTAAAGTGTTGCTCGAGCGTTCGCGTAAGCTTGGGCTTAAATGTAAAAAACGCCATGCTAATCCTGAGTTGGTCGAAGCCCTGCGGGTTAAGCGTATGCTCAAAGTGGCACTAACTGTTGCCTGCGGTGCTGCGGCGCGTACCGAGAGTCGCGGCGCCCATGCCCGTGAGGATTATCCGCAGCGCAATGACCGTGATTGGTTAAATCGCACCCTAGCGAGTTGGCCCGACGCCAACGCCCTCGAACCTGTGCTGAATTACGAAGCGCTCGATGTAATGAAAATGGAATTACCGCCGGGTTACCGCGGTTATGGTATTAACAATGCCATAGTGCATCCCGATACCGAGAAGCGCGAGCAGCAAATTGCCGAGATTTTGGCCTCACTAGGTGAGGATGCTGACCGCTATCAGCGGCAACAGGCCCTTATGCCATTTGAGTTGCCACCGAGCCTACAACCTAAGAACGAACGATTAAGTGATACTTTAAAAAGCCCATCTGCCAATGCGTTAGGAGAAAAATCATAA
- a CDS encoding fumarate reductase cytochrome b subunit, with protein MAIKLNIKKWSAWLDLSQSLSGVILAVFLWTHLVLVSSILLGSDAMSWVARTMELSFLSADGHGYPWVVTCIAIGIAALALVHVLVALQKLPMSLRQQRALQQQMQVINHGDTRLWRWQAITGVVILLLLPVHLWLIGSAPETIGPQGSADRIWNQGVWMLYLPLLLTVELHAAIGIYRVALKWGAARDLNSRIRLRKIKTIVSVLFITVGIASLLAFLPYAS; from the coding sequence ATGGCGATAAAACTAAATATAAAAAAATGGAGTGCGTGGCTGGATCTAAGCCAGAGTTTATCGGGAGTCATTCTCGCGGTGTTTTTATGGACTCATCTAGTGCTTGTGTCATCGATCTTATTGGGGAGCGATGCCATGAGTTGGGTGGCGCGCACTATGGAGCTGAGTTTTCTCTCCGCCGATGGCCATGGTTACCCTTGGGTGGTGACTTGTATTGCTATCGGCATTGCGGCTTTGGCCTTAGTACATGTGCTGGTGGCACTACAAAAACTGCCGATGAGTTTGCGGCAGCAAAGGGCGCTGCAACAACAAATGCAGGTGATCAACCATGGGGATACACGTCTATGGCGCTGGCAAGCCATTACTGGAGTGGTGATTTTACTGCTATTGCCTGTGCATTTGTGGCTGATCGGTTCCGCACCCGAGACCATAGGCCCGCAGGGTAGCGCCGATCGTATTTGGAACCAAGGCGTGTGGATGTTGTATCTGCCGTTATTACTCACAGTGGAGTTACATGCGGCCATTGGTATTTACCGTGTGGCGCTTAAGTGGGGCGCGGCGCGGGATCTTAATAGCCGCATCCGACTGAGAAAAATTAAGACCATAGTCAGCGTACTATTTATCACTGTGGGGATTGCTTCCCTGCTGGCATTTTTACCCTATGCCAGTTAA
- a CDS encoding fumarate reductase cytochrome b subunit — protein sequence MTSVTRVHTRVSTPSLGHPWSAKADRLQSATGILLGCFLLLHMHFESSILLGKEAFYHVVQLLEGGMFSSTGHGFPIVTKVFSVFMLLVVIVHAAVALRRFPAQLGQWRALRSHLGGIKHKDTHAWFWQLITGFILFFLVPVHLFTMILNPEIGPHLSAERVYHDNAWLLYALLLPAVVIHAMIGLYRVAVKWGLTLNRSGLRKLAKVLIIYLLCLGAASLVSYMFIGSELSLPVQPFVPH from the coding sequence ATGACAAGCGTAACGCGCGTTCACACGAGAGTGAGCACACCCTCACTAGGCCACCCTTGGTCGGCCAAGGCGGATAGATTGCAGAGTGCAACGGGTATCTTACTCGGTTGCTTCCTGTTGCTGCATATGCATTTTGAGTCGAGTATTTTGCTGGGTAAAGAGGCGTTTTACCATGTAGTTCAATTGCTTGAAGGCGGTATGTTTAGCAGTACGGGCCATGGTTTCCCGATAGTTACTAAAGTGTTTTCAGTGTTTATGTTATTGGTGGTGATAGTGCATGCCGCCGTGGCGTTAAGGCGCTTTCCGGCACAGCTTGGGCAGTGGCGGGCGCTGCGCTCACATCTTGGGGGCATTAAGCATAAAGATACCCATGCCTGGTTTTGGCAACTTATCACTGGCTTTATTCTATTTTTCCTCGTACCAGTGCATCTCTTTACCATGATTTTGAATCCCGAAATTGGCCCGCATTTATCGGCCGAGCGGGTTTATCACGATAACGCTTGGTTGCTATACGCCTTATTGCTGCCTGCTGTGGTGATACACGCCATGATTGGTTTGTACCGGGTGGCGGTAAAGTGGGGCTTGACCTTAAACCGCTCTGGTCTGCGTAAGCTCGCGAAAGTGCTGATCATTTATTTATTGTGTCTCGGTGCCGCCAGCCTTGTTTCTTATATGTTTATTGGTAGCGAGCTGAGTCTCCCGGTGCAACCCTTTGTGCCTCACTAA
- the prmA gene encoding 50S ribosomal protein L11 methyltransferase: MPWIQLRINTNSDDAETISDLLMEEGSVSITFEDGKDTPIFEPKLGETPLWRDTVVVALFDAETDLTPTIAMLKTLPFLGENFSHKIEQIEDKDWVREWMDNFHPIQFGERLWICPSWREIPDPTAVNVILDPGLAFGTGTHPTTALCLEWLDSLDLSDEEVIDFGCGSGILAVAALKLGAKKVTGIDIDYQAIDASRANAERNGVADKLDLYLPENQPADLKADVLVANILAGPLRELAPLIAERVKTGGKLALSGLLKEQAQEISDFYSQWFDMDEAAHKEDWSRLTGKRK; this comes from the coding sequence ATGCCTTGGATCCAACTCCGTATAAACACCAATAGCGACGATGCTGAAACCATCAGCGACCTGCTTATGGAAGAAGGTTCAGTCTCTATCACCTTTGAAGATGGTAAAGACACCCCTATTTTTGAACCTAAACTGGGCGAAACTCCACTGTGGCGCGATACCGTAGTCGTCGCATTATTCGATGCCGAAACCGACCTGACTCCCACCATAGCCATGCTGAAAACCTTGCCTTTCCTCGGTGAGAACTTCAGCCACAAGATTGAACAAATCGAAGATAAAGACTGGGTACGTGAATGGATGGATAACTTCCACCCCATCCAATTTGGCGAACGTCTGTGGATCTGCCCAAGCTGGCGCGAAATCCCCGATCCCACAGCAGTCAATGTGATCTTAGATCCTGGCCTAGCCTTCGGCACTGGTACTCACCCAACCACAGCGCTGTGTCTAGAGTGGCTAGATAGCTTAGATTTAAGCGATGAAGAAGTGATCGACTTTGGCTGTGGCTCGGGCATCTTAGCCGTTGCAGCATTGAAGTTGGGCGCGAAAAAAGTCACAGGTATCGATATCGACTATCAGGCCATCGACGCCTCACGCGCTAATGCCGAACGCAATGGTGTCGCCGACAAACTCGACTTATATCTACCCGAAAATCAACCCGCCGATCTTAAGGCCGACGTACTGGTCGCCAATATTCTCGCTGGTCCACTGCGCGAACTCGCCCCACTCATTGCCGAACGGGTGAAAACCGGCGGCAAATTAGCCCTTTCTGGTCTGCTCAAAGAACAAGCCCAAGAGATATCCGACTTCTACAGCCAATGGTTCGATATGGACGAAGCGGCTCACAAAGAAGATTGGAGCCGCTTGACAGGCAAGCGTAAATAG